The following are encoded together in the Methylorubrum sp. B1-46 genome:
- a CDS encoding acetyl-CoA C-acetyltransferase gives MAASEDIVIVGAARTPVGSFAGAFGSVPAHELGAVAIKAALERAGVSPDDVDEVIFGQVLTAAAGQNPARQAAIAAGIPEKATAWGLNQVCGSGLRTVAVGMQQIANGDAKVIVAGGQESMSLSPHAQYLRGGQKMGDLKLVDTMIKDGLWDAFNGYHMGQTAENVAQAFQLTREQQDQFAVRSQNKAEAARKEGRFKEEIVPVTVKGRKGDTIVDTDEYIRDGATVEAMAKLKPAFTKDGTVTAANASGLNDGAAALVLMSASEAERRGIKPLAKIVSWATAGVDPKVMGTGPIPASRKALDKAGWKPADLDLIEANEAFAAQALAVNKDMGWDDEKVNVNGGAIAIGHPIGASGARVLITLLHELKRRDAKRGLATLCIGGGMGVAMCVERV, from the coding sequence ATGGCAGCCAGCGAAGATATCGTCATTGTCGGGGCGGCGCGCACACCGGTGGGTTCGTTCGCCGGCGCCTTCGGCTCCGTGCCCGCGCACGAACTCGGCGCGGTGGCGATCAAGGCGGCTTTGGAGCGGGCGGGCGTTTCGCCGGACGACGTGGACGAGGTGATCTTCGGCCAGGTGCTCACGGCGGCCGCCGGCCAGAACCCGGCGCGCCAAGCTGCCATCGCCGCCGGCATCCCGGAGAAGGCCACGGCCTGGGGCCTCAACCAAGTCTGTGGCTCAGGCCTGCGCACCGTCGCCGTCGGCATGCAGCAGATCGCCAACGGCGACGCCAAGGTGATCGTGGCCGGCGGCCAGGAATCGATGTCGCTCTCCCCCCATGCGCAGTACCTGCGCGGCGGCCAGAAGATGGGTGACCTCAAGCTCGTCGATACGATGATCAAGGACGGCCTGTGGGACGCCTTCAACGGCTACCACATGGGCCAGACCGCCGAGAACGTGGCTCAGGCCTTCCAGCTCACCCGCGAGCAGCAGGACCAGTTCGCGGTCCGCTCGCAGAACAAGGCCGAGGCCGCCCGCAAGGAGGGCCGGTTCAAGGAGGAGATCGTCCCCGTCACGGTGAAGGGCCGGAAGGGCGACACGATCGTCGACACCGACGAGTACATCCGCGACGGCGCGACCGTCGAGGCGATGGCCAAGCTCAAGCCCGCCTTCACCAAGGACGGCACCGTGACCGCGGCCAACGCCTCGGGCCTCAACGACGGCGCCGCCGCCCTCGTGCTGATGTCGGCCTCCGAGGCCGAGCGCCGGGGCATCAAGCCGCTGGCCAAGATCGTGTCCTGGGCAACCGCGGGCGTCGATCCCAAGGTGATGGGCACCGGCCCGATCCCGGCCTCGCGCAAGGCCCTGGACAAGGCCGGCTGGAAGCCCGCCGACCTCGACCTGATCGAGGCAAACGAGGCCTTCGCCGCCCAGGCACTGGCCGTGAACAAGGACATGGGCTGGGACGACGAGAAGGTGAACGTCAATGGCGGCGCCATCGCCATCGGCCACCCGATCGGCGCCTCGGGCGCCCGCGTCCTCATCACCCTGCTGCACGAGTTGAAGCGCCGCGATGCCAAGCGAGGCCTCGCCACCCTCTGCATCGGCGGCGGCATGGGCGTCGCGATGTGCGTCGAGCGGGTCTGA
- a CDS encoding lipid A biosynthesis lauroyl acyltransferase, protein MLRLALILRRNLPRLAGLATIPLIRAVFLLARMLGTDRASAAGGRLARLVGPFLPSHRTAMANLRAAYPKEDEARLRAIAGEAWENLGRTGAEYAHLDTIFDFDPENLATQRMEVRGLEQFFAIRDDGQPGLIFSAHLANWELPAICAEKFGLETTAVFRPPNNPAAAQLVQEVRRKTMGGLAASGPGAVFAMQGVVERGGHLGQLIDQHFTRGVVVQFFGRPVLANPLLGKLARHHDCPVHGARVVRKPGGRFLLELTPPLDLPRGPDGLIDVQGAMQAMTRVVEGWVREHPGQWLWMHRRWRPNMLPKGTPTHTA, encoded by the coding sequence GTGCTGCGCCTCGCGCTGATCCTGCGGCGGAACCTGCCCCGGCTGGCGGGCCTCGCGACCATCCCGCTGATCCGGGCGGTGTTCCTCCTCGCGCGGATGCTCGGCACCGACCGGGCGAGTGCGGCCGGCGGCCGACTCGCGCGTCTCGTCGGCCCGTTCCTGCCCTCGCACCGCACGGCGATGGCCAACCTCCGCGCAGCCTATCCGAAGGAGGACGAGGCGCGCCTGCGGGCGATCGCAGGGGAGGCCTGGGAGAATCTCGGGCGCACCGGCGCGGAATACGCCCATCTCGACACGATCTTCGACTTCGATCCCGAGAACCTCGCCACCCAGCGCATGGAGGTGCGCGGGCTGGAGCAGTTCTTCGCGATCCGCGACGACGGGCAGCCGGGGCTGATCTTCTCCGCCCACCTCGCCAACTGGGAATTGCCGGCGATCTGCGCGGAAAAATTCGGGCTGGAGACCACCGCGGTGTTCCGGCCGCCGAACAATCCGGCCGCCGCCCAACTGGTGCAGGAGGTGCGCCGCAAGACCATGGGGGGCTTGGCCGCCTCCGGGCCCGGTGCCGTCTTCGCCATGCAGGGCGTGGTGGAGCGCGGCGGCCATCTCGGCCAGCTCATCGACCAGCACTTCACCCGCGGCGTGGTGGTTCAGTTCTTCGGCCGCCCGGTTCTCGCCAACCCGCTGCTCGGCAAGCTCGCCCGGCACCACGATTGCCCGGTCCACGGCGCGCGGGTGGTGCGCAAGCCGGGCGGGCGCTTCCTGCTCGAACTGACGCCGCCCCTCGACCTGCCCCGCGGCCCCGACGGGCTCATCGACGTTCAAGGCGCGATGCAGGCGATGACGCGCGTGGTCGAGGGATGGGTGCGCGAGCATCCCGGCCAGTGGCTGTGGATGCACCGCCGCTGGCGGCCCAACATGCTGCCGAAAGGGACACCGACGCACACCGCCTGA
- a CDS encoding gluconokinase — protein MTDSRPTAPTVLVVMGVSGSGKSTVAALLAERLGWTFADGDDFHAPDSIARMRDGHPLDDAARQPWLGRIRAWIEARLAAGESAVVACSALKRAYRRTLIGASPRIRLVFLEGSRELIQSRIRARHGHFMPATLLDSQLAALEPPGPDEAPITVGIEEGPDAIVAAVATRLGVPASDICGSS, from the coding sequence ATGACCGATTCTCGACCCACCGCCCCGACCGTTCTCGTCGTGATGGGCGTCTCCGGCTCCGGCAAGAGCACGGTGGCCGCGCTGCTGGCCGAGAGGCTCGGCTGGACCTTCGCCGACGGCGACGACTTCCACGCACCCGACAGCATCGCCCGCATGCGGGACGGGCATCCTCTCGACGACGCGGCGCGCCAACCCTGGCTCGGCCGCATCCGCGCCTGGATCGAGGCCCGACTCGCAGCCGGAGAGAGCGCGGTCGTCGCCTGCTCGGCCCTGAAACGTGCCTATCGCCGGACCCTGATCGGCGCTTCCCCCCGCATCCGCCTCGTCTTCCTGGAGGGGAGCCGGGAGCTCATCCAAAGCCGGATTCGGGCGCGCCATGGCCACTTCATGCCGGCCACGCTTCTGGACAGCCAGCTCGCCGCCCTCGAACCGCCGGGACCGGACGAAGCCCCGATCACCGTCGGCATCGAGGAGGGCCCCGACGCCATCGTTGCGGCGGTTGCCACGCGGCTCGGCGTCCCGGCCAGCGACATCTGCGGATCGTCATGA
- a CDS encoding phosphorylase, protein MAGGTVLAVMGLAREARIAAGPGIETIQAGGNPARLRRALDERPSHGLRAVVSFGIAGGLDPALRPGDVVVATHLDAQTRFPADPAIGRRLFEALHGLPGRVAAGGLAGSDVAVMTIADKGSLHARTGALAVDMESHVAAAYAARHALPFAALRVVCDPAERALPAFAATALTPEGEPDIRAVLGALLRGRARIGELIRLGRDSSAAFASLARCRTRLGPDLGVA, encoded by the coding sequence ATGGCAGGCGGCACGGTTCTGGCGGTGATGGGTCTGGCCCGCGAGGCCCGTATCGCCGCGGGCCCCGGCATCGAGACGATCCAGGCCGGCGGCAATCCCGCCCGTCTGAGGCGGGCACTCGACGAGCGTCCCTCGCACGGTCTGCGCGCGGTCGTCAGCTTCGGGATCGCCGGCGGCCTCGATCCTGCCCTGAGACCGGGTGACGTCGTCGTCGCTACGCATCTCGATGCGCAGACGCGGTTTCCGGCCGATCCCGCGATCGGCCGCCGCCTGTTCGAAGCCTTGCACGGGCTGCCGGGCCGCGTTGCCGCCGGCGGCCTCGCAGGCTCCGACGTCGCGGTCATGACGATTGCCGACAAGGGGAGCCTGCATGCGCGCACCGGCGCTCTGGCGGTCGATATGGAATCGCACGTGGCCGCCGCCTATGCGGCCCGCCACGCCCTCCCCTTCGCGGCGCTTCGGGTCGTCTGCGACCCGGCCGAGCGCGCCCTGCCCGCCTTCGCGGCTACGGCCCTCACGCCGGAGGGCGAGCCTGACATTCGGGCCGTGCTCGGCGCGCTGCTGCGAGGGCGCGCCCGGATCGGCGAGCTGATCCGGCTCGGCCGCGATTCCTCGGCGGCCTTCGCGTCGCTCGCCCGCTGCCGCACCCGGCTCGGACCCGATCTCGGGGTGGCGTGA
- the phbB gene encoding acetoacetyl-CoA reductase: MAQERVALVTGGTRGIGAAISKRLKDKGYKVAANYGGNDEAANAFKAETGIPVFKFDVGDLASCEAGIKAIEAELGPIDVLVNNAGITRDGAFHKMSFEKWQAVIKTNLDSMFTCTRPLIDGMRSRNFGRIIIISSINGQKGQAGQTNYSAAKAGVIGFAKALAQESASKGITVNVVAPGYIATEMVMAVAEDIRNKIISTIPTGRLGEADEIAHAVEYLASDEAGFVTGSTLTINGGQHFV; this comes from the coding sequence ATGGCTCAGGAACGCGTCGCCCTCGTCACGGGCGGAACGCGCGGCATCGGCGCCGCGATCTCGAAGCGCCTGAAGGACAAGGGCTACAAGGTCGCTGCCAATTACGGCGGCAACGACGAGGCCGCCAACGCCTTCAAGGCCGAGACCGGCATCCCGGTGTTCAAGTTCGACGTCGGCGATCTCGCGAGCTGCGAAGCCGGCATCAAGGCGATCGAGGCAGAACTCGGACCGATCGACGTCCTGGTGAACAACGCCGGCATCACCCGCGACGGCGCCTTCCACAAGATGTCCTTCGAGAAGTGGCAGGCGGTCATCAAGACCAACCTCGACTCGATGTTCACCTGCACCCGTCCGCTGATCGACGGTATGCGCTCGCGCAATTTCGGGCGCATCATCATCATCTCGTCGATCAACGGCCAGAAGGGCCAAGCCGGCCAGACCAACTACTCGGCCGCCAAGGCCGGCGTGATCGGCTTCGCCAAGGCGCTGGCGCAGGAGAGCGCCTCCAAGGGCATCACCGTGAACGTGGTGGCCCCCGGCTACATCGCCACCGAGATGGTGATGGCGGTGGCCGAGGACATCCGCAACAAGATCATCTCGACGATCCCGACCGGCCGCCTCGGCGAAGCCGACGAGATCGCCCACGCGGTCGAGTATCTCGCCAGCGACGAGGCCGGCTTCGTGACCGGCTCGACGCTGACGATCAACGGCGGCCAACACTTCGTCTGA
- a CDS encoding DUF2218 domain-containing protein, which produces MPISQARVPTAEASRYLKQLCRHWSHKFPVEESGDKGRVPFGEDRICTFEASSEALLMQVATPDPAGLTRLENVVSDHLLRFAFRENLGEITWSRAA; this is translated from the coding sequence ATGCCCATCTCTCAGGCCCGGGTGCCGACTGCGGAAGCGAGCCGCTACCTCAAGCAGCTCTGCCGCCACTGGAGCCACAAGTTCCCCGTCGAGGAGAGCGGCGACAAGGGCCGCGTTCCGTTCGGCGAGGACCGCATCTGCACCTTCGAGGCGAGTTCCGAGGCTCTGCTGATGCAGGTTGCCACGCCCGACCCCGCCGGCCTGACACGGCTGGAGAATGTCGTCTCCGACCACCTCCTGCGCTTTGCCTTCCGCGAGAATCTGGGCGAGATCACGTGGTCGCGCGCGGCCTGA
- a CDS encoding transglycosylase SLT domain-containing protein: MRLLLAALLAAAPASAFAQAAARDNIDALIAEQARANKVPEAFVHRVVKRESNYNARAKGGSALGLMQIKHATARGLGYTGDAAGLFDPETNLKYGIAYLAGAYRAAKGDLEQAYRYYNRGYYYAAKRLGIDATPPDDAGATTVASAAPAAGTSARSANGFDGLFALRGNAPAAGTPQALAYAAPGPGPTDAVEVPLPPRRPAALAAEPALQVASLAQAAAQPQAAAQATLQVPNQPQPSPQAAAGQHAAVSDSVEVPLPPRRPSETALAAIVRAPIVVARKPAEPAPIREASAAPATP, from the coding sequence ATGCGTCTTCTCCTCGCCGCCCTGCTTGCCGCCGCCCCGGCGTCGGCCTTCGCTCAAGCGGCGGCGCGGGACAACATCGATGCACTGATCGCCGAGCAGGCCCGGGCCAACAAGGTGCCCGAGGCGTTCGTCCATCGCGTGGTCAAACGGGAGAGCAACTACAACGCCCGCGCCAAGGGCGGCTCGGCGCTGGGCCTGATGCAGATCAAGCACGCCACCGCGCGGGGCCTCGGCTATACCGGCGACGCCGCCGGGCTGTTCGACCCCGAGACCAACCTGAAATACGGCATCGCCTATCTCGCCGGCGCCTACCGCGCCGCGAAGGGCGATCTGGAGCAGGCCTACCGCTACTACAATCGCGGCTACTACTACGCCGCCAAGCGCCTCGGCATCGACGCCACGCCGCCCGACGATGCGGGGGCGACGACCGTCGCCTCTGCCGCGCCGGCCGCCGGCACGAGCGCTCGCTCGGCCAACGGCTTCGACGGTCTATTCGCCCTTCGCGGCAACGCACCGGCGGCTGGCACCCCGCAGGCGCTGGCCTACGCCGCGCCGGGGCCGGGCCCAACCGACGCCGTGGAGGTGCCGCTCCCGCCGCGCCGGCCCGCTGCCCTCGCCGCCGAACCGGCGCTGCAGGTCGCAAGCCTCGCCCAGGCCGCCGCACAGCCGCAGGCCGCAGCCCAAGCCACGCTTCAAGTACCGAACCAGCCTCAGCCGAGTCCGCAGGCTGCCGCCGGACAGCACGCGGCCGTGTCCGATTCCGTCGAAGTGCCGCTGCCGCCGCGCCGCCCCTCCGAGACCGCGCTCGCGGCGATCGTCCGCGCCCCCATCGTGGTGGCTCGCAAGCCCGCCGAACCCGCCCCGATCCGGGAGGCCTCGGCAGCCCCCGCCACACCGTGA
- the hpnH gene encoding adenosyl-hopene transferase HpnH, with product MGIPIRYVAKIGGYILKQHITGRKRYPLVMMMEPLFRCNLACAGCGKIDYPDEILNKRLPVDEALESVRECGAPVVVIAGGEPLLHKDLPQIVQGIIAQKKFAIVCTNALLLEKKIKEYKPSPYFTWSIHLDGDKEMHDQSVCQRGVYDKAVAAIAKAKEMGFRVTINCTFFNNSSADKIADFFDSVTRMGIDGITVSPGYAYERAPDQKHFLNRKATKDLFRGVFRHGKEKGREKWTFQQSGLFLDFLAGNQSYHCTPWGNPTRTVFGWQKPCYLLGEGYAATFKELMEETDWDAYGTGNYEKCADCMVHSGYEASSVVDSVKKPWKPLVHAIRGIKTEGDMAPEISLENQRPAEFVFSRNVAQKLSEIKASGVDTKQEARKRTAA from the coding sequence TTGGGAATCCCCATACGGTACGTCGCGAAGATCGGCGGCTACATCCTCAAGCAGCACATCACGGGGCGGAAGCGCTACCCGCTCGTCATGATGATGGAGCCGCTGTTCCGCTGCAATCTCGCCTGTGCCGGTTGCGGGAAGATCGATTACCCCGACGAGATCCTGAACAAGCGCCTGCCGGTGGACGAGGCGCTGGAATCGGTGCGCGAGTGCGGCGCACCCGTGGTCGTGATCGCCGGCGGCGAGCCTCTCCTCCACAAGGATCTGCCGCAGATCGTGCAGGGCATCATCGCGCAGAAGAAGTTCGCGATCGTCTGCACCAACGCGCTGCTGCTTGAGAAGAAGATCAAGGAGTACAAGCCGAGCCCGTACTTCACCTGGTCGATCCATCTCGACGGCGACAAGGAGATGCACGACCAGTCGGTGTGCCAGCGCGGCGTCTACGACAAGGCGGTGGCGGCCATCGCCAAGGCCAAGGAGATGGGCTTCCGGGTCACCATCAACTGCACTTTCTTCAACAACTCGTCCGCCGACAAGATCGCCGACTTCTTCGATTCGGTGACCCGCATGGGCATCGACGGCATCACCGTCTCGCCGGGCTACGCCTACGAGCGCGCGCCGGACCAGAAGCACTTCCTCAACCGCAAGGCGACCAAGGACCTGTTCCGCGGCGTGTTCCGGCACGGCAAGGAGAAGGGCCGCGAGAAGTGGACCTTCCAGCAGTCGGGCCTGTTCCTCGACTTCCTGGCCGGCAACCAGTCCTACCACTGCACCCCGTGGGGCAACCCGACCCGCACCGTGTTCGGCTGGCAGAAGCCCTGCTACCTGCTCGGTGAAGGCTACGCGGCGACCTTCAAGGAGCTGATGGAGGAGACCGACTGGGACGCCTACGGCACCGGCAACTACGAGAAGTGCGCCGACTGCATGGTCCACTCGGGCTACGAGGCCTCCTCGGTGGTCGATTCGGTCAAGAAGCCGTGGAAGCCGCTGGTGCACGCGATCCGCGGCATCAAGACCGAAGGCGACATGGCGCCGGAGATCTCTCTCGAGAACCAGCGCCCGGCCGAGTTCGTGTTCTCGCGCAACGTCGCCCAGAAGCTCTCCGAGATCAAAGCCTCGGGCGTCGACACCAAGCAGGAAGCCCGCAAGCGCACCGCTGCCTGA
- a CDS encoding Cof-type HAD-IIB family hydrolase, which produces MDIALVVSDVDGTLVTDDKRLTPAAIDAVRRLGAAGIGFTLASSRPPVGLRSLAERLDLRLPMGAFNGSTVCAPDLRPISEAVIPEAVAREAAARLDAAGIDLWVFADGAWNLRDAQAPYTDLERRTLQTDPTVMPDLSPLLGRAAKIVGVSRDHSGLARLEATLVAALDGRAAVHCSQPYYLDVTPPGIDKGSFVADLGRQLGLPRQRIATLGDAANDIALFRESGLSIAMGNAAATVQRAASVVAPSNNEDGFARAINRFVFGDT; this is translated from the coding sequence ATGGACATCGCCCTCGTCGTCTCCGACGTCGACGGAACGCTCGTCACCGACGACAAGCGGCTCACGCCGGCCGCGATCGACGCGGTGCGGCGGCTCGGCGCGGCAGGGATCGGCTTCACCCTGGCCTCCAGCCGCCCGCCGGTCGGCCTGCGCTCACTCGCCGAGAGGCTCGACCTGCGCCTGCCGATGGGCGCCTTCAACGGCAGCACCGTCTGCGCCCCCGACCTCCGGCCGATCTCGGAGGCGGTGATCCCCGAGGCGGTCGCCCGCGAGGCGGCCGCGCGCCTCGACGCGGCCGGGATCGACCTGTGGGTGTTCGCCGACGGCGCCTGGAACCTGCGTGACGCGCAAGCGCCCTATACCGATCTCGAGCGCCGTACCTTGCAAACGGATCCGACGGTGATGCCGGACCTGTCGCCCCTGCTCGGACGGGCAGCCAAGATCGTCGGCGTGAGCCGCGACCATTCCGGCCTTGCGCGGCTGGAGGCGACGCTCGTGGCGGCGCTGGACGGGCGGGCGGCCGTCCATTGCTCACAGCCCTACTACCTCGACGTGACGCCGCCCGGCATCGACAAAGGCAGCTTCGTCGCCGATCTCGGGCGCCAGCTCGGCCTTCCGCGGCAGCGAATCGCCACGCTGGGTGACGCCGCCAACGACATCGCCCTGTTCCGCGAGAGCGGATTGTCGATCGCCATGGGCAACGCCGCCGCAACCGTGCAGCGGGCGGCTTCAGTGGTGGCACCGAGCAACAACGAGGACGGTTTCGCCCGCGCGATCAACCGGTTCGTGTTCGGGGACACCTGA
- the rpmF gene encoding 50S ribosomal protein L32, translated as MAVPKRKTSPSRRGMRRSADALKAPTYVEDKDSGELRRPHHIDLKTGMYRGRQVLKVKSAEA; from the coding sequence ATGGCCGTTCCGAAGCGAAAGACGTCCCCCTCCCGCCGCGGCATGCGCCGCTCCGCCGACGCCCTCAAGGCCCCGACCTATGTCGAGGACAAGGACTCGGGCGAGCTGCGCCGCCCGCACCACATCGACCTGAAGACCGGCATGTATCGCGGCCGTCAGGTTCTGAAGGTGAAGTCCGCCGAGGCGTAA
- a CDS encoding polysaccharide biosynthesis/export family protein — MRAPALALLAATAVSGCSILPAAGPTTSAIESGADVATAEGLFARYEIIDVTPALVESLRTRPLDSLLVTFGDNRPALEPVIGVGDYVAVQVWEAGSGGLFSGPLVADRFSAGSKSAMIPEQVVGPDGGITVPYAGRIKVVGRRTQDVQALIETELAGKAIQPQVLVSVTKPISQSATVTGEGAMGMRVPLSGRGDRLLDVIAQAGGVRTPVAETFVRLSRGNRTVTVPMSTVVANPRENIFVRPNDTLTLVRDPQTFLAVGALGATTEVPFSADGLTLSQALARASGLRDFQADPEGVFIFRYEPAAVVRRLRPNSPLLASPQVPVVYRVNLRDPQGLFLTQSFRMRNRDLVYVSSAPFAELGKVLSVFSTVTAPVAAGASLYTVTR; from the coding sequence ATGCGCGCTCCAGCCCTTGCCCTCCTCGCCGCCACGGCGGTGTCGGGGTGCTCGATCCTGCCGGCGGCGGGGCCGACCACCTCGGCGATCGAGAGCGGCGCCGATGTCGCCACCGCCGAGGGCCTGTTCGCTCGCTACGAGATCATCGACGTCACCCCCGCCCTCGTCGAGTCCCTGCGCACACGCCCCCTCGACAGTCTCCTCGTCACCTTCGGCGACAACCGGCCTGCTCTGGAGCCGGTGATCGGCGTCGGCGACTATGTCGCGGTTCAGGTCTGGGAAGCCGGCTCCGGCGGCCTGTTCTCCGGGCCGCTGGTCGCCGACCGCTTCTCCGCCGGTTCCAAGTCCGCCATGATCCCCGAGCAGGTGGTCGGGCCGGACGGCGGCATCACCGTGCCCTATGCCGGCCGCATCAAGGTCGTCGGACGCCGCACCCAGGACGTCCAGGCGCTGATCGAGACCGAACTCGCCGGCAAGGCGATCCAGCCGCAGGTGCTCGTCTCCGTCACCAAGCCGATCTCGCAATCGGCGACCGTCACCGGCGAGGGGGCGATGGGCATGCGCGTGCCGCTCTCGGGTCGCGGCGACCGGCTGCTCGACGTCATCGCCCAGGCCGGCGGCGTGCGCACGCCCGTGGCCGAGACCTTCGTGCGCCTGTCGCGCGGCAACCGCACCGTCACCGTGCCGATGAGCACGGTCGTGGCCAACCCGCGCGAAAACATCTTCGTGCGGCCGAACGATACGCTGACGCTGGTGCGCGACCCGCAGACCTTCCTGGCGGTGGGCGCGCTCGGCGCCACCACCGAGGTGCCGTTCTCGGCCGACGGTCTGACGCTGTCGCAGGCGCTGGCCCGCGCCTCCGGCCTGCGCGACTTCCAGGCCGATCCGGAAGGCGTGTTCATCTTCCGCTACGAGCCGGCGGCGGTGGTGCGGCGCCTGCGGCCGAACTCGCCGCTTCTGGCCTCGCCGCAGGTACCGGTGGTGTACCGGGTGAACCTGCGCGATCCGCAAGGCCTGTTCCTGACCCAGAGCTTCCGCATGCGCAACCGCGACCTCGTCTATGTCTCGAGCGCGCCGTTCGCCGAACTGGGCAAGGTGCTGAGCGTGTTCTCGACCGTGACGGCGCCGGTCGCCGCCGGCGCCTCGCTCTACACCGTCACGCGCTGA
- the phaR gene encoding polyhydroxyalkanoate synthesis repressor PhaR, which produces MAENGRAHQTVIKKYANRRLYHTGTSTYVTLEDLATMVQNGEDFIVYDARSGDDITRSVLTQIIFEQENKAGEDNLLPVAFLRQLIRFYGDSMRTMVPSFLEFSMANFAKDQDGLREKMAQSFGPSAFQQALQEQVRANMTFFGDAMKMFTGGFGPPAPPSGSGAAPASPPAAVPAAGGGNDLDELKKQMAEMQARLELLARK; this is translated from the coding sequence ATGGCCGAGAACGGCAGGGCGCATCAGACCGTCATCAAGAAATACGCCAATCGCCGGCTCTATCACACCGGCACATCCACCTACGTCACGCTCGAAGACCTCGCGACGATGGTGCAGAACGGCGAGGACTTCATCGTTTACGATGCGCGCTCGGGCGATGACATCACCCGCTCGGTCCTGACCCAGATCATCTTCGAGCAAGAAAACAAGGCCGGCGAGGACAACTTGCTGCCGGTGGCCTTCCTGCGGCAACTGATCCGCTTCTACGGCGACAGCATGCGCACGATGGTGCCGAGCTTCCTCGAATTCTCCATGGCGAACTTCGCCAAGGACCAGGACGGCCTTCGCGAGAAGATGGCTCAGAGCTTCGGCCCCTCCGCTTTCCAGCAGGCTCTGCAGGAGCAGGTGCGGGCCAACATGACCTTCTTCGGCGATGCGATGAAGATGTTCACCGGCGGCTTCGGCCCCCCTGCCCCGCCCTCGGGTTCGGGCGCCGCGCCCGCCTCGCCGCCGGCCGCCGTCCCTGCCGCCGGCGGAGGAAACGACCTCGACGAATTGAAAAAGCAGATGGCGGAGATGCAGGCCCGCCTGGAATTGCTGGCGCGCAAGTAG